In a single window of the Jiangella alba genome:
- a CDS encoding regulatory protein RecX, producing the protein MARTVALNRLSVAPQTRAQLDAAMARKGVPEEVRDGVLDRFTDVGLVDDAAYARAWVESRHAGRGLARRALGYELRKRGVEPAVADDAVETLDPEQEAATARALVAARLPSTRRLDPVARTRRLTGLLARKGYPAGLAFRVVREALESDGVDGVDLPDDFLAD; encoded by the coding sequence GTGGCGCGGACGGTCGCGCTGAACCGGTTGTCGGTCGCGCCGCAGACCCGGGCCCAGCTCGACGCGGCGATGGCGCGCAAGGGCGTGCCGGAAGAGGTTCGCGACGGCGTGCTCGACCGTTTCACCGACGTCGGCCTGGTCGACGATGCGGCGTACGCGCGGGCGTGGGTCGAGTCCCGGCACGCGGGCCGCGGACTGGCCCGTCGCGCCCTTGGCTACGAACTGCGCAAACGCGGCGTCGAACCCGCCGTCGCCGACGACGCGGTCGAGACGCTCGATCCCGAGCAGGAAGCGGCGACTGCCCGTGCCCTCGTCGCCGCGCGGCTGCCGAGCACCCGGCGCCTCGACCCGGTCGCCCGAACTCGCCGGCTCACCGGCCTGCTGGCGCGCAAGGGCTACCCGGCCGGCCTTGCCTTCCGCGTGGTCCGCGAAGCCCTCGAATCCGACGGCGTCGACGGCGTCGACCTTCCCGACGACTTCCTCGCCGACTGA
- the rny gene encoding ribonuclease Y encodes MNTGTAILLVGLVVVALLAVALYALFTRLRGVEGTRANSAELFAQIEADTVRLRSAAQSDADDVRAKARREADELRAAAANEANELKNRAAAEAEKARERADQAGEDLREQRADLDRREQRLVEREERVTADTQSLNERLQEVETQAAELAGRTEELTALEAERRAVLERTAQLTADQAKAELVAAVEDEAKRAAVMRVRDIEKEANENGQARAREIITLAIQRLASEQTAESVVSVLHLPGDEMKGRIIGREGRNIRAFEQVTGVNLIIDDTPEAVLLSCFDPVRREVARLTLEELVLDGRIHPHRIEEQYEKSKAEVEALCVRAGEDALVEVGVTDMHPDLVSLLGRLRYRTSYGQNVLKHLIESAHLAGMMAGELGLDVKLTKRCALLHDIGKALTHEVDGSHALIGAEIARRYGENDDVVHAIEAHHNEVELRTVEAVLTQAADAISGGRPGARRESLEAYVKRLERLEEISMSHDGVEKVFAMQAGREVRVMVLPDVVDDIQAQVLARDIAKQVEEELTYPGQIRITVVRESRSTEFAR; translated from the coding sequence ATGAACACCGGAACGGCAATTCTGCTGGTCGGACTGGTGGTCGTGGCGCTACTGGCCGTAGCGCTCTACGCCTTGTTCACCCGGCTCCGCGGCGTCGAGGGCACGCGCGCCAACTCCGCTGAGCTGTTCGCACAGATCGAAGCCGACACCGTGCGGCTGCGGTCGGCCGCCCAGAGCGACGCCGACGACGTCAGGGCGAAGGCCCGGCGGGAGGCCGACGAACTGAGGGCGGCCGCTGCCAACGAAGCCAACGAGCTGAAGAACCGCGCCGCCGCCGAGGCCGAGAAGGCCCGCGAGCGCGCCGACCAAGCCGGCGAAGACCTGCGCGAGCAGCGCGCCGACCTCGACCGTCGCGAGCAGCGGCTGGTCGAACGCGAAGAACGCGTCACCGCCGACACCCAGTCGCTGAACGAGCGGCTGCAGGAAGTCGAAACCCAGGCCGCCGAACTGGCCGGACGCACCGAGGAACTGACGGCGCTCGAGGCCGAACGCCGCGCCGTCCTCGAACGGACCGCCCAGCTGACCGCCGACCAGGCGAAGGCCGAACTCGTCGCCGCCGTCGAGGACGAGGCCAAGCGCGCCGCCGTCATGCGGGTGCGCGACATCGAGAAGGAAGCCAACGAGAACGGGCAGGCCCGGGCCCGCGAGATCATCACGCTCGCCATCCAGCGGCTCGCGTCCGAGCAGACGGCCGAATCGGTCGTGTCGGTGCTGCACCTGCCGGGCGACGAGATGAAAGGCCGCATCATCGGCCGCGAGGGCCGCAACATCCGCGCGTTCGAGCAGGTCACCGGCGTCAACCTGATCATCGACGACACGCCGGAAGCGGTGCTGCTGTCGTGCTTCGACCCGGTCCGCCGCGAGGTCGCCCGGCTGACACTGGAAGAGCTGGTGCTGGACGGGCGCATCCACCCGCACCGCATCGAGGAGCAGTACGAGAAGAGCAAGGCCGAGGTCGAGGCGCTGTGCGTGCGCGCCGGCGAGGACGCGCTCGTCGAGGTCGGCGTCACCGACATGCACCCCGACCTCGTGTCGCTGCTCGGCCGGCTGCGCTACCGCACGTCGTACGGGCAGAACGTGCTCAAGCACCTGATCGAGTCGGCGCACCTGGCCGGCATGATGGCCGGTGAGCTGGGCCTCGACGTGAAGCTGACGAAGCGGTGCGCGCTGCTGCACGACATCGGCAAGGCGCTGACGCACGAGGTCGACGGCAGCCACGCGCTCATCGGCGCCGAGATCGCCCGCCGCTACGGCGAGAACGACGACGTCGTGCACGCCATCGAGGCGCACCACAACGAGGTCGAGCTGCGGACGGTCGAGGCCGTGCTGACGCAGGCCGCCGACGCCATCTCCGGTGGCCGCCCGGGCGCCCGCCGCGAGTCGCTGGAGGCGTACGTCAAGCGGCTCGAACGGCTCGAGGAGATCTCCATGAGCCACGACGGCGTCGAGAAGGTCTTCGCCATGCAGGCCGGCCGCGAGGTGCGGGTCATGGTGCTGCCCGACGTCGTCGACGACATCCAGGCGCAGGTGCTGGCCCGCGACATCGCCAAGCAGGTCGAAGAGGAACTGACCTACCCCGGCCAGATCCGCATCACCGTCGTCCGCGAGTCCCGCTCGACGGAGTTCGCGCGGTGA
- a CDS encoding MFS transporter: protein MTAEGAAADGAGTNEAQLETAAVQRQTVRTLVASQVAGGLGVSAAIAVGAVVVTDVFGRDDLSGLVQSAQVLGAALLAMPAASLAMTYGRRVGLGVTYVLGAVGALIAVVATELELFPLLLFGTALLGGGTAAGLQARYAATDLAPAAGRGRALSVVVWSTTVGAVAGPNLAGPSGDLASALGIEPLAGPFLIGAVVLGLGGLVILTRLRPDPLLTARRRGSASGDPPVRRRGVLRAGWTAIAASPPAVLGLVAIVVGHTVMVTVMVMTPVHMTHGGASISIIGFVISVHVAGMYAFSPIMGWLADNVGRVPVILGGVIVLLGSVALAGTAHEGHSPGLTAGLFLLGLGWSACMVAGSTLLTDAVEVAERPAVQGASDLLMGLAAAGGGALAGVVVGSYGYGVLNAAAAVLLAAPVIAMLIPACRSLSNTRSA from the coding sequence GTGACGGCGGAGGGAGCCGCGGCGGACGGAGCCGGGACGAACGAGGCGCAGCTGGAGACGGCGGCCGTCCAGCGGCAGACCGTGCGGACGCTCGTCGCCAGCCAGGTCGCCGGCGGGCTCGGCGTGTCCGCGGCCATCGCCGTCGGCGCCGTCGTCGTCACCGACGTGTTCGGCCGCGACGACCTCTCCGGCCTGGTGCAGAGCGCGCAGGTGCTCGGCGCGGCGCTGCTGGCCATGCCGGCGGCGTCGCTGGCGATGACCTACGGGCGGCGCGTCGGACTCGGCGTGACGTACGTGCTCGGCGCGGTGGGCGCGCTGATCGCGGTCGTCGCCACGGAGCTGGAGCTGTTCCCGCTGCTGCTGTTCGGCACGGCGCTGCTGGGCGGCGGGACGGCGGCCGGGTTGCAGGCCCGCTACGCCGCCACCGACCTCGCGCCGGCCGCCGGGCGGGGCCGCGCGCTCTCCGTCGTCGTCTGGTCCACCACGGTGGGCGCGGTGGCCGGGCCGAACCTCGCCGGTCCGTCCGGCGACCTCGCGTCGGCGCTGGGCATCGAGCCGCTGGCCGGGCCGTTCCTCATCGGCGCCGTGGTGCTCGGGCTGGGCGGGCTGGTCATCCTGACCAGGCTGCGGCCCGATCCGCTGCTGACGGCGCGCCGCCGGGGCAGCGCGTCCGGCGACCCGCCCGTACGGCGCCGGGGCGTGCTCAGAGCCGGGTGGACGGCCATCGCGGCCAGCCCGCCCGCGGTGCTCGGGCTGGTCGCCATCGTCGTCGGGCACACCGTCATGGTGACGGTCATGGTCATGACGCCCGTGCACATGACGCACGGCGGCGCCTCGATCTCGATCATCGGCTTCGTCATCAGCGTCCACGTGGCCGGCATGTACGCCTTCTCGCCGATCATGGGCTGGCTGGCCGACAACGTCGGCCGGGTGCCGGTCATCCTGGGCGGCGTCATCGTGCTGCTCGGGTCGGTGGCGCTGGCGGGGACGGCGCACGAGGGGCACTCACCGGGGCTGACGGCCGGGTTGTTCCTGCTCGGCCTGGGGTGGTCGGCGTGCATGGTGGCGGGCTCGACGCTGCTGACCGACGCCGTCGAGGTGGCCGAGCGGCCGGCCGTGCAGGGCGCGTCCGATCTGCTGATGGGCCTGGCGGCGGCCGGCGGGGGAGCGCTGGCCGGTGTCGTCGTCGGGTCGTACGGGTACGGCGTGCTGAACGCCGCCGCTGCCGTCCTGCTGGCCGCTCCGGTCATCGCGATGCTGATTCCGGCGTGTCGCTCGCTCTCGAACACCCGTTCGGCATAG
- a CDS encoding ABC transporter permease, with amino-acid sequence MSAVAAIARALPIPAGAGLARTLIERNARAFRHGWVTLVSGVFEPIFYLFSLGVGLGALIGDVDAGGGRMVEYAAYVAPAMMAAAAMNGAVFDSTFNLFFKLKYAKLYDSVLATPLGPRDVAVGEIGWALLRGLLYSTTFLVVAAATGVVHSWWALLALPAASLIGLAFAAVGMSVTTYLRSWQDFDYIQLALLPMFLFSATFYPLSTYDESIRWIVQATPLYHGVAMIRDLMLGDVAWGILAHVAYLAVMGLIGVLFAARRIERLLLR; translated from the coding sequence ATGAGCGCCGTCGCCGCCATCGCCCGGGCGCTGCCCATCCCGGCCGGCGCGGGGCTGGCCCGCACGCTGATCGAACGCAACGCCCGCGCGTTCAGGCACGGCTGGGTCACGCTGGTCAGCGGCGTCTTCGAGCCGATCTTCTACCTGTTCTCGCTCGGCGTCGGGCTCGGCGCGCTCATCGGCGACGTCGACGCCGGCGGCGGGCGCATGGTCGAGTACGCCGCCTACGTCGCGCCGGCCATGATGGCGGCCGCCGCCATGAACGGCGCCGTGTTCGACTCCACGTTCAACCTGTTCTTCAAGCTCAAGTACGCCAAGCTGTACGACTCCGTGCTGGCCACGCCGCTCGGGCCGCGCGACGTCGCCGTCGGCGAGATCGGGTGGGCGCTGCTGCGCGGGCTGCTGTACTCCACGACGTTCCTGGTCGTGGCCGCGGCCACCGGCGTCGTGCACTCGTGGTGGGCGCTGCTGGCGCTGCCCGCGGCCAGCCTCATCGGGCTCGCGTTCGCCGCCGTCGGCATGTCCGTCACGACGTATCTGCGCAGCTGGCAGGACTTCGACTACATCCAGTTGGCGCTGCTGCCGATGTTCCTGTTCTCGGCCACGTTCTATCCGCTGTCGACGTACGACGAGTCGATCCGGTGGATCGTGCAGGCGACGCCGCTTTACCACGGCGTCGCGATGATCAGGGACCTCATGCTCGGCGACGTCGCGTGGGGCATCCTTGCGCACGTGGCGTATCTCGCGGTCATGGGACTGATCGGCGTGCTGTTCGCGGCCCGGCGCATCGAACGGCTGCTGCTGCGGTGA
- the recA gene encoding recombinase RecA codes for MAVSADRDKALEAALAQIERSFGKGSVMRLGEEARVPIEVIPTGAISLDVALGIGGLPRGRVIEVYGPESSGKTTVALHAVANAQRAGGVAGFIDAEHALDPDYAKALGVDTDSLLVSQPDTGEQALEIADTLIRSGALDIIVVDSVAALVPKAEIEGEMGDSHVGLQARLMSQALRKIAGALSQSKTTAIFINQLREKIGVFFGSPETTTGGKALKFYASVRLDVRRIETLKDGTDAVGNRTRVKVVKNKVAPPFKQAEFDIIYGEGISREGGLIDLGVEQSIVRKSGAWYTYEGDQLGQGKENARNFLKDNPDLADEIEKKIKEKLGVGPKLDAAVEEAPVDF; via the coding sequence ATGGCTGTTTCCGCGGATCGCGACAAGGCGCTCGAAGCCGCGCTCGCGCAGATCGAGCGCTCGTTCGGCAAGGGCTCGGTGATGCGGCTGGGCGAGGAGGCCCGGGTCCCCATCGAGGTGATCCCCACCGGCGCCATCTCCCTCGACGTCGCGCTCGGCATCGGCGGGCTGCCGCGCGGCCGGGTGATCGAGGTGTACGGCCCCGAGTCCTCCGGTAAGACCACCGTCGCGCTGCACGCGGTGGCCAACGCCCAGCGCGCCGGCGGCGTCGCAGGCTTCATCGACGCCGAGCACGCGCTCGACCCCGACTACGCGAAGGCGCTGGGGGTCGACACCGACTCCCTGCTCGTCTCCCAGCCCGACACCGGTGAGCAGGCGCTCGAGATCGCCGACACCCTCATCCGCTCCGGCGCCCTCGACATCATCGTCGTCGACTCGGTGGCGGCGCTGGTGCCCAAGGCCGAGATCGAGGGCGAGATGGGCGACAGCCACGTCGGCCTGCAGGCCCGGCTGATGAGCCAGGCGCTGCGGAAGATCGCCGGCGCGCTGAGCCAGTCCAAGACCACCGCCATCTTCATCAACCAGCTGCGCGAGAAGATCGGCGTGTTCTTCGGCTCGCCCGAGACCACCACCGGCGGCAAGGCGCTGAAGTTCTACGCCTCCGTCCGCCTCGACGTCCGCCGCATCGAGACGCTCAAGGACGGCACCGACGCGGTCGGCAACCGCACCCGCGTCAAGGTGGTCAAGAACAAGGTGGCCCCGCCGTTCAAGCAGGCCGAGTTCGACATCATCTACGGCGAGGGCATCAGCCGCGAGGGCGGCCTCATCGACCTCGGCGTCGAGCAGAGCATCGTGCGCAAGTCCGGTGCCTGGTACACGTACGAGGGCGACCAGTTGGGGCAGGGCAAGGAGAACGCCCGCAACTTCCTCAAGGACAACCCCGACCTCGCCGACGAGATCGAGAAGAAGATCAAGGAGAAGCTCGGCGTCGGCCCGAAGCTCGACGCCGCCGTCGAAGAGGCTCCGGTCGACTTCTGA